The Gemmatimonadaceae bacterium genome has a segment encoding these proteins:
- a CDS encoding VCBS repeat-containing protein, protein MNRDGHLDIVLVKGRHWPLPNLVLLGDGKGGFQRPYAVDPVGDRSYSGILVDLDGDSALDLVVSNDDPDAKKVYRNDGRGHYTLLTTFGSPLWSTRHVAVGDVTGDGIPDVLLANRNSRQPTASYLCRGTGGGKLADPCTEISRGSATTITLADVNGDKALDLIVPYRDGGQGYVLLNDGHGAFPTRVPFGPEKATWRAAYAADFDGDGVMDLAAIDELGSAMLVRGLRSGGFATAEPLGPNGQHPYAITVADVDRNGRPDIIVGYTNARPIVFFNDGPQPFTPVPFGNAQGTAYGFAVADLNEDGLLDIVMARTDAPNMLYFGRR, encoded by the coding sequence GTGAACCGCGACGGCCACCTCGACATCGTGCTGGTGAAGGGGCGTCACTGGCCGCTCCCGAATCTCGTGCTCCTCGGTGACGGCAAGGGCGGCTTCCAGCGCCCGTATGCGGTCGATCCGGTGGGGGATCGTTCGTACTCCGGGATTCTCGTCGATCTCGACGGCGACAGCGCGCTCGACCTCGTGGTCAGCAACGATGACCCCGACGCCAAGAAGGTCTATCGCAACGATGGCCGCGGGCACTACACGCTGCTGACCACGTTTGGCAGCCCGCTGTGGAGTACGCGACATGTGGCCGTCGGCGATGTGACCGGCGACGGCATTCCCGATGTCCTGCTCGCGAACCGCAACAGCCGGCAGCCCACCGCGAGCTATCTCTGCCGCGGCACCGGTGGCGGAAAACTGGCCGATCCCTGCACCGAGATCTCGCGCGGCTCCGCGACCACCATCACACTCGCCGACGTGAACGGCGACAAGGCACTCGACCTCATCGTGCCCTATCGCGACGGCGGTCAGGGGTACGTGCTGCTGAATGACGGCCATGGCGCGTTTCCCACCCGCGTGCCGTTCGGCCCCGAGAAGGCCACGTGGCGCGCCGCCTACGCCGCCGATTTCGATGGCGACGGCGTGATGGACCTCGCCGCGATCGATGAACTCGGCAGCGCGATGCTCGTGCGCGGGCTGCGCAGCGGGGGCTTTGCCACCGCCGAGCCGCTCGGCCCGAACGGCCAGCATCCCTACGCGATCACCGTGGCCGATGTCGATCGCAACGGGCGCCCCGATATCATCGTGGGCTATACCAATGCCCGCCCGATCGTGTTTTTCAACGACGGGCCCCAGCCGTTCACCCCGGTGCCCTTCGGCAACGCACAGGGCACGGCCTACGGATTCGCGGTGGCCGACCTCAATGAAGACGGGCTGCTCGATATCGTGATGGCGCGGACCGACGCGCCGAACATGCTGTACTTCGGGAGGCGGTAA